The genomic segment CATAAGAGGTTTTCTATGTATATCatttgattatattttattattactattattataagaattattattatgcAGTACAGTAATCATCTGCTATACAACCATACATCTGGGTTTGACTTACATTTAAAGGTTATTTAATTTACTAGCATTTACAGGGAGTCATCAtgatagttttaaacaaaattagatgCATTACCactaataggaggctgtgtggtccagtggttaaagaaacaggcctgtaaccaggaggtccccggttcaaatcccacctcagccactgactcattgtgtgaccctgagcaagtcacttaacctccttgtgctccgtctttcgggtgagacgtaattgtaagtgactctgcagctgatgcatagttcacacaccctagtctctgtaagttgccttggataaaggcgtctgctaaaaataacaataataaccatAGGCTAATTCGCAACATCTCCCTATTGCGAATTAAGCTAATTTTGTGTATCACTGTCATAGGGACTTTTTACAATAACATATCTGGTAAACAGTATGCTTTGTCGAAATTACTGATACAGTGAGTATCATTGTTTTTCATCTCATGGGCATCAGGCCTCTCTCAGGGTTATTCTGTTGTCAAGAACAGCTAATAAAATAGAAAATCCACTGAATTTAAAACTGTGTGTTAAGCTGTAATCGAGAAAACAAAACGGGGtaagtactgtagtttgtttttaaCTATACTTTATTCAGTTATTACATTTCTGGTGGAATGGTTAAACTGGATACACATCAGATTACAGGCACATTAACATTTGTTACATTATTTAGTACATGTCCTTATAATAAACTTATATGCTGAGAAATCTTTCTTAAATGAATGATGGCAATGTACATGGAGTTCCATCCTCAAATTACAGTGAGGATGCAACTCCATGTACAGTAACTACACTGTAAATACAGTGTGGTTGATGTACCTGCATTTTGAATCTGGTAAACTTACCTCAGGCCTCTTGTTTTGTACATCTGCTCTTTGacaagtttaaaatatataaaaatgttataatgttattataatattacaatttACAGAAGCAGTTTGCTGTAAAACTGTATTATATTGTAGTTTGTGTTTGCCCATGCAGGAGTTATAGTAGTTGGCAGTACTTACTATATTTACTGAAATTTAATTTACTGAAAGTTTCGCAATACACTatggtaaaatgcagttctgTAAATACTGCAAAGTGGTTGTTTTTATGCATGGCTGTTTATTTCCATTTTCACTTCAGTATACCAGTTTACTGCTGTAATGTTTTTAATACTGTAAGTTTACTGGAAACATTTTAGTTTTGAGCATTTTAAGAGATCAAGTACATTGGATTGGTGTATAGTTCTTATATGAAATGAAAGGCAAATCTCTCCTCCTTTTCCTTTTCAGTAAGACCCAAGAACACTAATTCTGGCAAAGGGATCAATGGAGAACCAGTCAGCCAACGTCACTTCAACATTAACACTGGGTGGCTTCAAGTTAATGCCCGCAGGCAGATATGCTGCATTTGTACTTGGAACGTTGCTCTACtgcattattgttttttgcaATCTAATGATCCTCATTGCAATTGCTCTAGAAAAACGACTACACGAGCCCATGTATGTGTTGCTTTTCAATCTACCAATCAATGACCTGATGGGAGCCACTGCTTTGCTTCCTAAATTATTGGCGGACACTTTGACAGATTCAGAAACTATAACACACCCAGGATGTGTCATGCAGgcttttttcatacatttttatgCAGCAGGTTCATTGCTTATATTGACAGCCATGGCTTATGATAGATATGTTGCAATCTGTTGCCCTTTAAGATACAATGCAATCCTGACGAGCAGCAATGTAATCAAAATAATCATACTAGTTTGGGTTTTGGATTTCATTTTGATAGGTGTGTTAATTGTAATGGGTTTGaggcttcaaagatgtagatcCAGTATTTCAAATGCTTACTGTGACAACCCATCGCTTATGAGACTGGTCTGTGCAGACACaagtataaataatatatatggcTTGTTTATAACAGGTTTAATTCAGGGATTATCTTTGCTGGCAATGATCTTTACATACTTTCAGATTCTTTTGACATGCTTAATGAACAAACAGTCTGATGCAAAGAGCAAAGCTATTCAAACCTGTGCTACACATTTAATTGTGTATATCATTCTATGTACCTCTGGAATTTTTCAAATACTTTCTTATCGATTTGAACAGATTTCTCCCTATTTTAGGAAAACAGTAGGAGTAGCTGTTATATTATATCCCCCAGTGTTTAACCCAATCATTTATggactgaaaacaaaagaaattagGAATACAATAATAAAGATGTTCAAAAAGAAAACATCCTCCTTTTAGTAAACATAGAGGCATATTATCACAGCATTTACCCCAAAGTACAGGACATGGAGCTAACGAAAAAACCTAATAGTCAATATAGATCTTTTcagtctcacattttcctattcACCATAAAAGAAGTAAACATTATGTCCAACATGTTTTGTATTTATCAAAGCTATTGATGTATCAAGTTTACTGATCCCTCCTTGCAGACATTTCAATACGCTTCCACTGCGTTCATGCATTCTACTTCAAAGGGTCCCACGAAGGAACTCAGTCACATTGATAAAATGTGAGTCATAGGAAACTCTTCAGTAACCAGTTGCTGTGTTTTCATTGTCTGTGTGTTCCTTGTCACTTCTTAAAGTAGAATGCAGGGACTCATAACTGTGTCTTTTATATAGGAAAATGAGATCTACACACCTACTATCATAACATTTTTGAAGATTAATCTCCTTAGCAGTATAGACAGTGGAGCATATACAAAAATAATTTGAACCAGGAAACCTTCGTGTCAGTCCATTTCATGTGACTACTTGtatagcggggggggggggggggggtctgagaatattattattatccagtACCAGTAGTAGCCCTTACCACTATTTTGAATCTGCCTCACGAACagtgtaaaacaacaataaccaTTATATGATCTTGCTGTTGTATGACGATATTTTAGAAATATGGTacagaaaaaaaggaataatGTGTTATACAAGCTTTTTTTATATTCAATGAAGCACCTGGTTGATCCAAGGGGGCCTACAGTGTATGTTACAGCtctgttttttgtgttatttaaatatatatatatatatatatatatatatatatatatatatatatatatatatatatatatatatatatatatatatattgctactgCTTGTCTTTCCTTTTAGCAAATGCCTTAACCTCGGCCCGACACCCATACATACAGAACACAATGCTGCTACTGTATACCATAACATACACTGTAAAATGGGTCTATTACAATTGGTCCCATGACAATTTCTCCCTGTTACTAGGTGGATGTATTTTAAGAGTCATAATACAAGAATAACTTGTGTATATGTAACAAAggtattttgatttgatttgttaTTTGTACAGGGTGCTTGTACAAGAACATTGCTAGGTGATACAAGGCTAAACATGGGTGCTCTGTATAACTACTGGCAATCCCTGCATGTATGCAGTAGATAGAGCAGATTTTAAAGATCAGCAGAAAGAAAAGAATGTTTGGGAATCTATTGATGAATAAATCCAATCAAGCTGTGAGTATTT from the Acipenser ruthenus chromosome 9, fAciRut3.2 maternal haplotype, whole genome shotgun sequence genome contains:
- the LOC117406259 gene encoding olfactory receptor 52Z1P-like, which translates into the protein MENQSANVTSTLTLGGFKLMPAGRYAAFVLGTLLYCIIVFCNLMILIAIALEKRLHEPMYVLLFNLPINDLMGATALLPKLLADTLTDSETITHPGCVMQAFFIHFYAAGSLLILTAMAYDRYVAICCPLRYNAILTSSNVIKIIILVWVLDFILIGVLIVMGLRLQRCRSSISNAYCDNPSLMRLVCADTSINNIYGLFITGLIQGLSLLAMIFTYFQILLTCLMNKQSDAKSKAIQTCATHLIVYIILCTSGIFQILSYRFEQISPYFRKTVGVAVILYPPVFNPIIYGLKTKEIRNTIIKMFKKKTSSF